The sequence below is a genomic window from Microbacterium sp. cx-55.
CGCGGGTACCCGGACGCTATTCGAGGCCCAGGCGAGAAAGGGAAGCGCCAGCCGATGAGACCGCCGGAACGGGCCGAACCGGTTGAGTGCCGACGGGATGACCTCGACGTCACCGAACTCTGGGTAGGTCAGCGACGGTTCATACAAGGTCGTGTAAACGGGCGCAGAGGGAAACGCGCGATGCAGCGCCAGCACGACTTTCTCGGCACCTCCTCGTTGAGTGAGATAGTCGTGTGCGATTGCGACATCTGCGGCTTCTGCATCGAAATCTGACGGGTTCATCTCGGTGGCCTTTCGTGGCTAGGAAGCGGTCGCAGTGAGCGTCGCGAACTCCCGCACGGACTGCTGCCAGGGGATCGTCGGTGCCCATCCGAACTCATCCGACAAGCGCGAGGCGCTCCCCGTGATGACCGCAGGATCTGTCGGCCGGAATCGGGACGGGTCAGCTTCCAACGTCGGGAGCTGGCGCTCAAGCGCGTCAGCGACGGCCAAGAGCATGGCGTGACCGGTGTGCGAGGCACCGGAAGCAACGTTGTAGACGTGATGCCTGTGTGCGGGCGCGAATGCGAGCGTCAAATACGCGCGAGAAACATCGCGCACGTCCGTGTAATCGCGAGAAGCGGCGAGATTGCCGACCTGAAGGCTTTCGCCCTCGTTGAGTTCTTGAAGGGCGGCTGTGAGGTCGGGTACGAGGAACCCTGGGCCCTGACCGGGCCCGATGTGGTTGAAAGGGCGGGCAATGACGGTGTCAAGACCACGCTCGGCGTAGTAGGCGGCCTGGGTCTCGACGAGGATCTTCGCCACCGCGTAGGGCGAGTTGGGGACCACAGGGCTGTCTTCTGTGATGAGTTCTTGAGCGACGGGTGCGGCGTAGACGGAACCCGAGCTGACGACGACCACCCGTGGACGGCGCGACTGGGTGAGGAGCGCTTCGGACATGCGGGTCATGATCCCGCTGTTGACGTTCAGATACCTCTGCGGGTGATCGAACGAGGGTCCCACAGCGGCGAGGCCGGCGAGGTGAATAACCGCGTCCGGGCCGGTGGGGATGTCCCAGGTGTGTTCAAGGTCGCGGGGAAAGTACTCCGTGATGTGAGAGGCCAGTGCGGCACTAGGGGTGTCTTCTCTTCCTGCTGCCCACACCGTGTGTCCTGCGTTGGCGGCGACTTCGGCCACGTGCGCGCCGACGAATCCGTTGGCGCCGGTAATGAGGAGAGTGCGACTGGTCACGGGGCGAGAGAGTTAAGGCGGCCCTGTTCGGCCAAATCGTGAGCGACCATGAGCTTCACAAGACCGGGGAAGTCGACCTCGCGCCGCCAGCCGAGAACTTCTTCGGCCTTCTTCGGATCTCCGAGGAGAATGTCGACTTCCGCGGGCCGCATGAAGGCGGGGTTCTGAACGACGTACGGCGTCCAGTCGTCGATACCGATCTCTGCAAAAGCGAGAGTCAGGAACTCTTCGATCGAGTGGGTTTCACCGGTGGCCAGCACGAAGTCATCAGGCGTGTCGTGCTGCAGCATCCGCCACATGCCTTCGACGAAGTCGCCTGCGTACCCCCAGTCGCGCTTCGGCCAAAGGTCTCCGAGCTCAATGTGAGGCTGGAGGCCGAGCTTGATCCGTGCGACCGCGTGAGTGATCTTCCGGGTTACAAACTCGATCCCGCGCCGTTCGCCTTCGTGGTTGAACAAGATGCCACAGGACACAAACATGTCGTAGCTCTCGCGGTAGTTCTTCGCGATCCAATGTCCGTAAAGCTTCGCGACACCATAAGGGCTGCGGGGGTGGAAGAGGGAGTTCTCGTTGTAACCGTCACCAGGACGGTTGTAGTCGAGTCCGCCGAACATCTCAGACGTTGACGCCTGATACACCCGGGTGGTCTGCGCGCGGCCGGTGATGCGTACGGCCTCCAACACGTTCAGCACGCCCTTCGCGGTCACATCCGCCGTCAGCGTCGGGTTCTTGAAGGAATAGCCCACGTGGCTTATGGCTGCGAGGTTGTAAAGCTCATGAGGGTCCGACGTTTCAACTGCGCGAACCAGCGAGGTCGGATCGATCAGATCGCCCTCGATCAACGTGACGTACGGATACTGGGCGATCACGGCGTCACGGCGGGGGTTTGACTGTCCACGAATCAGCCCGAAGACCTCGTACCCCTTGTCGTGCAAGAGCGCGGCAAGGTGTCCGCCATCCTGACCGGTGATACCCGTGATCAACGCGCGACGCGATTCAGACAAGAAGATCCTCCAAGGACGAGTGAATGACTGTTAGGAAGCGGTGTCGCCGGGTGCGACAGCAGCTTTCGCGGTTTTTGCAAGGATGGCGAGGTCGCCGAGCAGCGACCAGTTCTCGACGTACGACAGGTCCAGTCGGACGGTGTCTTCCCACGAGAGGCTTGATCGACCGCTGACCTGCCACAGGCCGGTGATACCGGGCTTCACGAGGAAGCGGCGGTGCACGTGGGTGGCGTATTGCTCGACCTCGCTGGGCAGCGGAGGGCGTGGGCCCACCAGCGACATTGAGCCGCCGATCACGTTGAACAGCTGAGGCAGCTCGTCGAGGCTGAACTTGCGCATGATGCGACCGACCGGCGTTACGCGCGGGTCGTTCTTCATCTTGAAGAGAATCTCGTTGCCCGAGTCGATGCCCTGCTCGCGGCGCTCACGGTGAAGGTTCTCGAGCAGCTCTTCGGCGTTGATCACCATGGAGCGGAACTTGAGCATCGTGAACTCGCGGCCGCCGCGACCGATGCGCGTTTGGCGGAAGAGAACCGGCCCTTCAGACGACAGGCGGATCGTCATTGCGAGAACGGCGAGTACCGGGCTCAGGAGGAGAACCCCGATCGAGCTTGCGCTCACGTCGACGAACCGCTTGAGGAACAGCTGGCCCTTGCTGAAGCGCGGCGTCTCGATGTGGATCAGGGGGAGACCGGCGACCGGGCGAGTGTGCAGCCGGGGCCCGGCGATGTCGACGATGCTTGGTGCGAGTACGAGGTGCTGCCGGCCCGCCTGCAGGTTCCAGGAGATCTGCTTCACCTTGTCGGGCGGAAGTTCGTCGGTGCTCGTGACGGCGACCGTGTCGGCGCCGGTCAGCTGCATGGCGCGCTCGACCGCATTGACCGACCCCATCAACGGGATGTCGGTGCCAGGAA
It includes:
- a CDS encoding NAD-dependent epimerase/dehydratase family protein, with translation MTSRTLLITGANGFVGAHVAEVAANAGHTVWAAGREDTPSAALASHITEYFPRDLEHTWDIPTGPDAVIHLAGLAAVGPSFDHPQRYLNVNSGIMTRMSEALLTQSRRPRVVVVSSGSVYAAPVAQELITEDSPVVPNSPYAVAKILVETQAAYYAERGLDTVIARPFNHIGPGQGPGFLVPDLTAALQELNEGESLQVGNLAASRDYTDVRDVSRAYLTLAFAPAHRHHVYNVASGASHTGHAMLLAVADALERQLPTLEADPSRFRPTDPAVITGSASRLSDEFGWAPTIPWQQSVREFATLTATAS
- a CDS encoding GDP-mannose 4,6-dehydratase, which codes for MSESRRALITGITGQDGGHLAALLHDKGYEVFGLIRGQSNPRRDAVIAQYPYVTLIEGDLIDPTSLVRAVETSDPHELYNLAAISHVGYSFKNPTLTADVTAKGVLNVLEAVRITGRAQTTRVYQASTSEMFGGLDYNRPGDGYNENSLFHPRSPYGVAKLYGHWIAKNYRESYDMFVSCGILFNHEGERRGIEFVTRKITHAVARIKLGLQPHIELGDLWPKRDWGYAGDFVEGMWRMLQHDTPDDFVLATGETHSIEEFLTLAFAEIGIDDWTPYVVQNPAFMRPAEVDILLGDPKKAEEVLGWRREVDFPGLVKLMVAHDLAEQGRLNSLAP
- a CDS encoding sugar transferase, with the protein product MSTESQVDATTAPHLTKLYSDQPFTGPVPRPKTAATPLPNQANTSDADAPGATQVTSPPALPATHAPKNWRRSYQRRLWVTDFLVLVWVVFGTQIAWFGLGNAQLSILLDSRLSDVSYWTFSAGLVLVWVIALSWSDSRSYRVIGTGSSEYVRVTDASLRLFGAIAILAFLARIDVARGFLLISLPMGIIVLLFTRWLWRQWLIAKRSTGTFSARVLLVGSVDSVAQIARELQRNPSAGYHVVGACSPSGTVGGTVPGTDIPLMGSVNAVERAMQLTGADTVAVTSTDELPPDKVKQISWNLQAGRQHLVLAPSIVDIAGPRLHTRPVAGLPLIHIETPRFSKGQLFLKRFVDVSASSIGVLLLSPVLAVLAMTIRLSSEGPVLFRQTRIGRGGREFTMLKFRSMVINAEELLENLHRERREQGIDSGNEILFKMKNDPRVTPVGRIMRKFSLDELPQLFNVIGGSMSLVGPRPPLPSEVEQYATHVHRRFLVKPGITGLWQVSGRSSLSWEDTVRLDLSYVENWSLLGDLAILAKTAKAAVAPGDTAS